One Synechocystis sp. LKSZ1 genomic window, CCAAAATCGGCGTGACCTGGGGTATCGACGATATTGATCAGCGTCTCTTTATATTTAACTGCCGTATTTTTAGAAAGAATGGTAATGCCGCGTTCCCGTTCCAAGTCATTGGAGTCCATCACACAGTCTGGGATATCTTCTCCCTCCCGAAAGATACCGGACTGGCGTAGCAGGGCATCAACCAGGGTTGTTTTACCGTGGTCAACGTGGGCAATGATAGCAACGTTGCGAATGGGGAGGGACATACGATCAGGACTTGCTTGAGCAAGAAAAGAGTAACAATTTGTAATAATACTAGCTTAGGGGGCCTGTAACTGACCATGGTCAGATTTCTATAGCCAGCCCCGCAATTTATAGATGCCAAGACCCAAGTATTCCTTGAGGGCCAAAGTCGTATTTTCTAGGTATTTAGCATCGGGGAAGAGACCCAAAAGCATGGCCCCCAAGGGAGGATTCGCTTTAAGGCTAGGGGTGCGAAAATCTGTAGGGGTTGGAATCACGGTTAGACCGAGCTTTTCAAAAATCAATTTCGCGCGGGGCATGTGGAATGCTGAGGTGATCAGCAGGAACGTTTTAATTTGCTGTTCTTGCAGAATTTTTTTGCTAAATAAGGCGTTTTCGTAGGTATTCAGGGCCTGGGGTTCTAACAGTAGGGCCGTTTTAGGAATACCGAACAATTGCAGTAGGGTTGCCATATCCTCTGCTTCGGAACGTCCTCCCCCTAGCCACGGAATTCTCCCTCCCGTTAGCAGTAGCCGAGGAATCTTCCCTTGTTGATAGAGTTGGGCAGCGTAAATCAGGCGATCACCGGCTTCGTTGACCTCTGGAACCCGTTGGGAATCATTGGAGCCATAGACAGCCCCTCCCAAAACAACAGCGGCCTCTGCGGAAGGGATGGGCTCAGGAGCCAGAACCCCATATTCCAAGGAACCCAAGAGTGCATCACTGACCCAGACATTCCCCCCAAAATAAAGGACAACGAATCCCACCAAGGCCGGCCCTTGCAACCAAGAACGCTGTTTCCAACTCCAAACCGCTATCAGGCCTAGCAGCAGAGTAGCGAGGCCAAGAGGATAGAAGAAGAGGGGTAATAATTTTGATAAAAAGAGAAACATGGGCGCTCTGCCGCCGCTTAAATCTCTTCAACTTCTAAACGGCCAGCCGTAACAGCCCCGAAGGCAAAGGCCAGGACAATGGGCATGGGAGACTGCATAAAGTAGGTGGAGAAAACTCCTGTAACGGCAACAAGGGCTGCGGCCAATAGCCAGTAGCGCTCCTCGGGACACAGGCCCTTTTCAAGCTTAATGCAACGAAGAATCTTTCCGGGAATAGGCTCTGGCATTACGGCCCCAGGAGGAAAGGCCCAGTAGTGATTGAGACGTTCCATAAACAGATCCGTCCAGCCATTGGCATCACACCATTCCTGAATCCACTCGTCGCAAAAATGTCTCATTACAGCTACAAATTAAGTATTAATAAACGCCTAATTGTTCCAGTTTGTGCCCTGGAATCTTTGCTTTTCGTCATCCTAGCAAAGGGCTTCCCGGCCCTTTTTAAACTTGATAAAACTTATTTTTACTCGTGATAAAACTTAATTGTTGTCTCCCATCACAATCCCCTCTTCCGTCACCAGAACCGTCAGGGGAATATCCCAGGGATCCGTAGGCAAGTGGGGAACCCGAGCCGACGCAAACAGCACCCCCAACGTTCTAATCTTGTGCCAATCGGGTTGAGCTAGGAGGCGGTCGTAGTAGCCACCACCATATCCCAAGCGATAACCTCGGTCATCCACCGCCAGGGCTGGAATGAGAAGCAAATCCACTGTGGAGGGCAAAATCAAATCGGCCTCGGCTAAGGGTTCCAGAATACCGTAGGCTCCCTGTTGGAGCGGCTCTCCCGGTTGCCATCGATGCCAGGTGAGGTGCAGGCCCTGACACCGGGGAAAGCCCCAAACCTTCGGTAAAGCAAAGAGGGAGGTCAGGTCAGGCTCTTGGCGAATACTGAAATAGGCCAATACCGTTTGGGCCTGTTGA contains:
- a CDS encoding YdcF family protein, encoding MFLFLSKLLPLFFYPLGLATLLLGLIAVWSWKQRSWLQGPALVGFVVLYFGGNVWVSDALLGSLEYGVLAPEPIPSAEAAVVLGGAVYGSNDSQRVPEVNEAGDRLIYAAQLYQQGKIPRLLLTGGRIPWLGGGRSEAEDMATLLQLFGIPKTALLLEPQALNTYENALFSKKILQEQQIKTFLLITSAFHMPRAKLIFEKLGLTVIPTPTDFRTPSLKANPPLGAMLLGLFPDAKYLENTTLALKEYLGLGIYKLRGWL
- a CDS encoding 5-formyltetrahydrofolate cyclo-ligase, whose translation is MKEKQRLRQQFSQARRTLAKSLWQANSQRLCHHLCQWPQFQQAQTVLAYFSIRQEPDLTSLFALPKVWGFPRCQGLHLTWHRWQPGEPLQQGAYGILEPLAEADLILPSTVDLLLIPALAVDDRGYRLGYGGGYYDRLLAQPDWHKIRTLGVLFASARVPHLPTDPWDIPLTVLVTEEGIVMGDNN